From Nilaparvata lugens isolate BPH chromosome 7, ASM1435652v1, whole genome shotgun sequence, one genomic window encodes:
- the LOC120352214 gene encoding LOW QUALITY PROTEIN: uncharacterized protein LOC120352214 (The sequence of the model RefSeq protein was modified relative to this genomic sequence to represent the inferred CDS: inserted 1 base in 1 codon), with protein MASTTTHQDFFGSEVLPGDFRNAPINPFLVKNYFKHSCASTEACLKEALIAHPSIILIKSELDPTVLLAYVAPQGINSIFEQGMFKTLRDFLLTPHPKSAVFYSPKIFYNAHLSHTPVCKFILPDNFKISDLHLLAHNSDEIPVLALFESADFEKFNFHSVKQFAKLNVFPDIIEPVPRXFSIPHTSSPVFY; from the exons ATGGCTTCAACTACCA CCCACCAGGACTTTTTCGGCAGTGAGGTCTTACCAGGTGACTTCAGGAATGCACCAATCAACCCATTCCTGGTGAAGAACTACTTCAAGCATTCGTGTGCGTCGACCGAAGCTTGCTTGAAGGAAGCTCTCATCGCCCACCCATCCATCATCCTCATCAAATCCGAGCTGGATCCCACAGTCCTGCTGGCCTATGTGGCGCCCCAAGGCATCAACTCCATCTTCGAACAAGGAATGTTCAAAACTCTGCGAGATTTCCTGCTCACACCCCACCCAAAGTCCGCAGTTTTCTACTCGCCCAAGATTTTCTACAACGCGCATCTTTCGCACACGCCCGTCTGCAAGTTCATTCTCCCCGACAACTTCAAGATATCCGACCTTCATCTGCTGGCTCACAACAGCGACGAGATTCCCGTGCTGGCACTCTTCGAATCGGCCGATTTTGAGAAATTCAATTTCCACAGCGTCAAACAGTTTGCCAAACTGAATGTGTTCCCTGATATAATTGAGCCCGTTCCTC TGTTCAGCATCCCACACACCAGCTCCCCTGTATTTTACTAA
- the LOC120352450 gene encoding LOW QUALITY PROTEIN: uncharacterized protein LOC120352450 (The sequence of the model RefSeq protein was modified relative to this genomic sequence to represent the inferred CDS: inserted 2 bases in 1 codon), which produces MFTLLASLLFTASVNAIEHHDLNPVSTIDVFTHQDFFGSGVIPGDFRNAPINPFLVKNYFKHSCASTEACLKEALIAHPSIILIKSELDPTVLLAYVAPQGINSIFEQGMFKTLRDFLLTPHPKSAVFYSPKIFYNAHLSHTPVCKFILPDNFKISDLHLLAHNSDEIPVLALFESADFEKFNFHSVKQFAKLNVFPDIIEPVPRCSAXPHTSSPVFY; this is translated from the exons ATGTTTACTTTACTAGCTTCCCTCCTCTTCACAGCTTCAGTGAATGCTATTGAACACCATGACCTCAACCCGGTCAGCACCATAGATGTATTCA CCCACCAGGACTTTTTCGGCAGTGGGGTCATACCAGGCGACTTCAGGAATGCACCAATCAACCCATTCCTGGTGAAGAACTACTTCAAGCATTCGTGTGCGTCGACCGAAGCTTGCTTGAAGGAAGCTCTCATCGCCCACCCATCCATCATCCTCATAAAATCCGAGCTGGATCCCACAGTTCTGCTGGCCTATGTGGCGCCCCAAGGCATCAACTCCATCTTCGAACAAGGAATGTTCAAAACTCTGCGAGATTTCCTGCTCACACCCCACCCAAAGTCCGCAGTTTTCTACTCGCCCAAGATTTTCTACAACGCGCATCTTTCGCACACGCCCGTCTGCAAGTTCATTCTCCCCGACAACTTCAAGATATCCGACCTTCATCTGCTGGCTCACAACAGCGACGAGATTCCCGTGCTGGCACTCTTCGAATCGGCCGATTTTGAGAAATTCAATTTCCACAGCGTCAAACAGTTTGCCAAACTGAATGTGTTCCCTGATATAATTGAGCCCGTTCCTCGTTGTTCAGC TCCACACACCAGCTCCCCTGTATTTTACTAA